The following is a genomic window from Rhinoraja longicauda isolate Sanriku21f chromosome 26, sRhiLon1.1, whole genome shotgun sequence.
TGGGCACCGcgaggggtggaatgtatcctcaataaggatggcgATATGGTTGTATAGTAGTTTATTCCAAAGATTTGGCatgggttttgttttgatttatttcatactgtaaatattattgtaaataattgattaaattatttttggttaaagaaAGTCAGCGACTCACCGGGACACCCCACAGCCACCAGTGACGGCTGGGCAGAGAAGGCACCACAGGGCATGGCCTGTCCCATGCGGCAGAACTGACTATAATAAACCCACACCTTCCGTTACATCCTCCCTCACTGCATGACAGTGAAAACTAACTTTTTGTTCATTATTTTAGGAAATCTCAGAGTATTgagaaaaatgtatttaatttcaaATCCTGTCTTTGTATCAGATGACGAATGCCTTGCCCTTTATTCGACACCTCCCGGGCCCACAgcagaaaatatttgaaaatcaaaataaaatcacTCAATTTTTACAAACAATAGTCACAAGGCACAAAGAATCATGGGATCCAGATGATCCCAGGGACTTCATTGATGCTTTCTTTACACAACAGGAGAAGGTAGGTGATGATTACTGGGGTATTCTAGGCACAGTGATTTATTTGGTTGTGTTTCCCATCCTTTCCCATGTTGCTGCCTCATTGGTGGGGAAGGGACGGTAATTGCAGTGCCCTACACTAGGTAGTGTTTACCTGTACCTCCTTAGATTGTGAGGCCAGAAACAATatcccaggtgcagtctcacctgcGCCCTATATAATGAAGCAAAACATCTCTCGTTGTACTCAAATACTCTTTCTATGTCTTTACCTTCTGAATTACTTTGTCTATTTGCATGTTCACTTTCAGAGATTCATCGTGGAGTTTATAGCAGAGAAACAGTCCACGTTGCCAATTGTACAATCTCTTCTGGTCCAATTTccatgcatttggtccataatgcATCCATTTCTCTCTGCTGTGGCCTGATTCCCTTCCCTCCCAGTACCCAGTGTTAACTAATCCTGATCCCAAGGACCTTCTTCAAGTCTCCTCTCAAATTGCCTCAAGATCTGAGTTGTCTAATCTTGTGGCTGAAGCCCCATAGGATTTTTTTCCCAGGACTTTCACATCTTCCCCTAGTGTTCTGGCCAGAATTGGATGTTCATATTCAATTGTCATCTTACGAGTGCATTATACCATTTCAAGGCACTTTTAACGCAAGATGACTGACTTTAGCACCCTTCCGATGATCTACCTTTGATTCTGCACCTTAACTCTGGTTCTCTTATTTGCATCATAGACGAAACACATCCCCAACACAAGTTTTCTGGAGTCCAACCTGGTAGGGACATTATGGAGCCTTTTTGCTGCAGGTACAGAGACCACCTCCACCACCCTAAACTGGGCCTTGCTCTTTATGGTGCTCCATCCTGATGTACAGTGTAAGTGTAACAATGTCTCTGCCACATTATCAGGGATGCTCTTGTGTTGATGCAAGATATGGAGGAGAAGTGCAAAGGTTtttaaagaggaagaagaagggTATTAGGAAAGGTATCTGCAAGTAACCTagagataacaggcccttcagtccaccgagtctccactgaccattgatcacctgttcacacaagttgcatgtcatcccactttcgcatcctatacacttgggacaattttacagaagccaatcaaagctgcacatctttgaaatgtgggaggaaaccgaagcacccagagaaaacgcacacggtcacaggtagaagatacaaactccagagagacagcacccacagtcaggatcaaacctggatcgctggcggtgtgaggcagcagctcttccattgcgctactgtgctgccctctagtattgcagttcattttgtgccgaaatcactgattgcAATGATTCAATTATCAACACCAGGTCTTGTAACCTTAAGTCCATGAAAACCCATTATTAAAATTTGCATCCCAATGACATTTGTATGATCTTATTCTGCATAAATTGGCTGCTGTAGGTCATAGGTTAAGATAGTCACTATAATACCAGAATTTATTTTAACAGGAATGCTTTTGGGAACATTTTGAGGGAATGACAATGAAAACACCAGTATCTTTGGTGAACTGAAACTCAAAATGAGTTTTTGCTTTGTTCCTGCAGCCCAGGTCCATGAGGAGATTGACAGAgtcattgggaatgggaggaagccaaagttgGAAGACCGTGAGGAAATGCCATTCACTAACGCAGTTATCCACGAAACCCAACGCTTAGGAAATATTGTTCCAATTTCCCTGCCTCATGAAACATACAGAGACACCGAGGTCATGGGTTACACCATTCCCAAGGTACGATCTCGAGCTGATCTTGAATGTTCGACTCCCTCTGTGCAGTAGAGGCACAGACCAACAACTCCCCATTGTTCTCAGGTCCTGTTGCTGACTAATTTGTCTCTCCTTAAATTACTTTTAGGGGACAACAATTTTTCCAAACATTACCTCAGCCTTGTATGATGAAGATGTTTGGTTGACTCCATGTGAATTTAATCCGGGACACTTCCTGAATTCGGAGAGGATGTTTGTGAAGCCGGAAGCTTTCATCCCATTCTCTGCAGGTAATGTAGGATTTATAGATTATTGAATGTATTAAAAGAGATAACTGTGATCATGGATATCCAGCTCCATCTTCTGCACTgtgtgaagggagtggggggGCTTCCTCCTGGATTTATAAAGTTCAgttcatctataaactaaaactctcatttgttcacttgttcctgaactacaaccaaaagggCACAAGATAGTCCGACAATTCTAGGCTCCCTTtgacccgtggtcctatggaagaaattTAATTGAAATCATGTtagattttttaagttattcacattttaaggtttaaaaaaccgcgcatgcgcagtcggggctacgttgatctggtacttgccTAAGATGGCCACCGCATCCACGCATGCGAAGAAGAAACACGTCCACgtctgcacagttggggcccgttgaccaGGGCTTGGCCACCTGGGCCTCGCGCTGGGCATGCCCACGGCTCCCCCGGCCCCTCTTTTCTCCCCGGCCGGTTCAGCGCCTTCCCCATGCCGCCAAGTCCAGCAGctgagcaacagtgggagagccactGCCGTCTAACACTGAAtatccccgcaccgggacgggacaggacaggactctcctcccctccccccacacccgctccaccaatggcagccgcccgggccgggaggtgggttggtaCGATAACCATGGGTTGTTCctgggggcggagggggggagggaggggagggggaggagaggagtaggagggtggtggagggaaggaggagtggagaggggagggggagtgggggaagaggaagtggggaggagaggcattcctagggaggagaggtggggagggggggagagatggggagggggataaggtcgaggggggataggatgaaagggggtagggagaggggggggagagggtgctgcaccaatacaggagtggtttgggcccaacgggtccacttggtctagttaacatcTAAATTTTAGTGAAatactaaaatactttattgtcagcccAGTGCTGAAAGAGCACATTTTATGTTGACTTAAAGTGAGCAGAATGAGCATTTGCTTAACATTGATAAAGGTTGGGAGTGCAGTGCTTCTGTGAGAGATTAGGCAGGGTAGGTTAAGGCAGGATGACATTGGGACTCTAGACTGTGGTGGTACTCATTTCCGTTCAGTCAGTGTGACTCTGCCAGTGCCTCTCCCGGGTCACTAACCACTCTTGCCCTCACCCCACAGGTCACCGTGTGTGTTTGGGGGAGCAGCTGGCAAAGACGGAGCTCTTCATCTTCTTCACATCCTTGCTCCAACACTTCACCTTCTTTCTCCCGGAAAACGAACCACGGCCGAACTTCAGGGAAGCTAAATACGGAATTACCCTCTGTCCACCCCCCTATCGTCTCTGTGCTAAAACCAGATGAGATGTAATAGAGGGAAAACTAGTCAGAggttggcgaatctgtggaattcattgccacagacggctgttgaAGCcaggttattgggtatttttaaggtggtaaTTAACAGatatttgattagtatgggtgtcaagggttgtggggagaaggttggagaatgtggttgagtgaGAAATtgctcaaccatgattgaatggcagaatagactcgatgggccaaatggcctacttttaCTCCTTTGATATATAAACTTACGAATCTGGCAGCGTCACAGTACAGAATAGTTCCATCTTATCATACTCACTCACTCCAGGTGCAGGGGGGCTGTTTCCAAGTGACGGGTTTAAAGGGAGGAATAGTGGGGACATCTCAGATTGGTGCTGCACCACCAACTGAGATATCGCCATTAGGGACACTGTGTACAGTGCCCACTTTAGGTTCCAGTGCACTCTTGATGTCACCCACTTCCCCACCTAAATAGAGAACCTTCTTCCACCTCCCCTGTCACCCTGACCTCAAACACACCCTGATACCAAACCTATCAAAGTGTCTAGAATTAAATTGTTAAATTTGCCAATTATTCTCAACGTCATGTTAATTTGCACGTCGTGTTATTCAGGTGTGTGTTAGCCTAATGGCACAATGGCTGGTTGTAATcttgtatttttaaaataaaaacataaaataaagAATGTGCAACCGTCGTGCAATTGATGATGTGGTCAGATGGCACCTCCAGCCAGAATTAATCTCATTTCAAACAGAGGTGAAGAATGTGTTCCTGGCCTTGTCTACACTGCCTGGAGGATGTGCAAAGTCCacatttaatttgaaataaacatTGTGGCCCCCACCGGCCACTGAACCAAcaccaacagtgaccataatgatCTGACCCAAGTGCACTGCTCTCCTAATGCAAACGAGTGACCAAACATTTTACAGCTTGTTTAGCGCTCCGGTAATTAGAAGGGTCGTCATTTTGCAGGTACAAGCTTTCAAAAACGTTGAATGGAAATTTCAACTGGAATACGTCCTGATTCGGAGAATGCAAATTCATCGGCAACAGGTTCAGCAACACACTTTCATGTAACGAACTCGGATATAGTAGGGTACAGACGAAGACTCCCGAGGGGACAAAGATACATGtaaagtaatataagaaaataactgcagatgctggtacaaatcgatctattcacaaaatgctggagtaac
Proteins encoded in this region:
- the LOC144606446 gene encoding cytochrome P450 2D26-like isoform X1: MELWALPEVVLRVFGGFPVLAVFCTVFALVFDLMKRWKKCDNYPPGPRALPFLGNLLQVDLNNPHLSFAKLRKQYGDVMSLDFGWTNVVVLSGYKALKEALVKKSEDFADRPELPVYEKIFKRFGEGIVFAKYGPWWKAQRKFALLTLKIFGLGKKSLELRIVEEAGFLNQAFEGEQGSPFDPHIPLTYANSNIICSIIFGDRFEYHDEWFLGFLHILEESFVLEGGFWGQMTNALPFIRHLPGPQQKIFENQNKITQFLQTIVTRHKESWDPDDPRDFIDAFFTQQEKTKHIPNTSFLESNLVGTLWSLFAAGTETTSTTLNWALLFMVLHPDVQSQVHEEIDRVIGNGRKPKLEDREEMPFTNAVIHETQRLGNIVPISLPHETYRDTEVMGYTIPKGTTIFPNITSALYDEDVWLTPCEFNPGHFLNSERMFVKPEAFIPFSAGHRVCLGEQLAKTELFIFFTSLLQHFTFFLPENEPRPNFREAKYGITLCPPPYRLCAKTR